One window of Oryza brachyantha chromosome 12, ObraRS2, whole genome shotgun sequence genomic DNA carries:
- the LOC102718135 gene encoding alpha-1,3-arabinosyltransferase XAT2-like isoform X2, which translates to MKGGGDNKLRGGGRGGGVPSSLQRLEYSRRLRLLSLAAGSFFFLLVFLLSTRHDAIVLLDTRPGPRAPPSSLRAPAAISGDRAAAPGTSSNVASFHDRTDARTGGEEDVAGEDKPLQTAAAVQATSPRHERQSGDNTTRSDRLDQPRPPLCDFSDHRSDVCELSGDIRMDANASSFFLVVDPASAGAGGATYKVRPYARKGDATSMGRVTEVTVRTTTTAAPRCTRTHASPAVVFSIGGYTGNLFHDFTDVIVPLYNTARRYRGDVQLVVTDAARWWLAKYGAVLRGLSRHPPLDLAAARAAGEVHCFSHAVVGLRAHGGELTIDRERSPDGLGMPGFTRFLRRALSLPRDAPTRPGGGGAPRPRLLVISRRGTRLLLNTDAVVRAAEEVGFEAVVSGELYATTAADVADTGRRVNSFDAVVGVHGAGLTNMAFLPPGAAVVQIVPWGGLRWVAQLDFGAPAVAMGLRYIQYEVAVDESTLKDRYPRDHEVFTNPTALHKRGFAFVRQTFLKHQDVAVDIRRFKPVLLQALHSLAAL; encoded by the exons atgaaaggcggcggcgacaacaagctgaggggcggcggcagaggaggaggagtgccgtcgtcgctgcaGCGGCTGGAGTACTCACGGCGGCTCAGGCtgctctccctcgccgccggctccttcttcttcctcctcgtcttcctcctctccacccgCCACGACGCCATCGTTCTCCTCGACACCCGCC CGGGACcgagggcgccgccgtcgtcgctgcgcGCTCCGGCAGCTATCTCCGGCGACCGAGCAGCAGCACCAGGTACGTCGTCTAACGTGGCGTCTTTCCACGACCGCACCGACGCACGCacaggcggcgaggaggatgtGGCCGGAGAAGACAAACCGCTGCagactgccgccgccgtgcaagCGACGTCTCCTCGGCACGAACGACAATCAG GGGACAACACGACGCGTTCAGATCGCCTGGACCAGCCGCGACCGCCGCTGTGCGACTTCTCCGACCACCGCAGCGACGTCTGCGAGCTCTCCGGCGACATCCGCATGGACGCGAATGCCTCGTCGTtcttcctcgtcgtcgacCCAGCGAGCGCCGGCGCAGGCGGGGCGACGTACAAGGTGCGGCCGTACGCGCGGAAGGGCGACGCCACGAGCATGGGCCGCGTCACCGAGGTCACGgtgcggacgacgacgacggcggcgccgcggtgTACGAGGACGcacgcgtcgccggcggtggtgtTCTCGATCGGCGGGTACACGGGCAACCTCTTCCACGACTTCACCGACGTGATCGTCCCGCTGTACAACACCGCGCGGCGGTACCGCGGCGACGTGCAGCTCGTCGTGACCGACGCGGCCCGGTGGTGGCTCGCCAAGTACGGCGCGGTCCTGCGCGGTCTGTCGCGCCACCCGCCGCTCGACCTCGCCgcggcccgcgccgccggggaggTGCACTGCTTCAGCCACGCCGTGGTCGGCCTGCGCGCGCACGGGGGGGAGCTCACCATCGACCGCGAACGCAGCCCCGACGGGCTCGGGATGCCCGGCTTCACGCGGTTCCTCCGGCGCGCGCTCTCGCTGCCCCGCGACGCGCCCAcgcgccccggcggcggcggcgcgccccgGCCTCGCCTGCTCGTCATCTCCCGCCGCGGCACCCGCCTGCTGCTCAACACCGACGCCGTGGTCCGcgccgcggaggaggtgggCTTCGAGGCCGTGGTTAGCGGCGAGCTGTAcgcgaccaccgccgccgacgtcgcggACACGGGGCGGCGCGTCAACTCGTTCGACGCGGTGGTGGGCGTGCACGGCGCCGGGCTGACGAACATGGCGTTCCTGCcccccggcgcggcggtggtgcaGATCGTGCCGTGGGGCGGGCTGCGGTGGGTGGCGCAGCTGGACTTcggcgcgccggcggtggcgatgggGCTGAGGTACATCCAGTACgaggtcgccgtcgacgagagCACGCTCAAGGACAGGTACCCGCGCGACCACGAGGTGTTCACCAACCCGACGGCGCTGCACAAGAGGGGGTTCGCGTTCGTCAGGCAGACGTTCTTGAAACACCaggacgtcgccgtcgacatCCGCCGCTTCAAGCCGGTGCTGCTCCAGGCGCTCCACAGCCTCGCCGCCTTGTAG
- the LOC102718135 gene encoding alpha-1,3-arabinosyltransferase XAT2-like isoform X1, protein MKGGGGGGGDKPAGGGVASLLRLESQGSLRRLSVAAGFCCFFFLLLVFLLSSGHDAIGLDVLGARASLRLRAAPPQGQGASESHGDLLQQRSNAAAADDEAAKERVHVANVANQTAVAGARTTSDVERESEMVPAANSDGDGQAAAPGDNTTRSDRLDQPRPPLCDFSDHRSDVCELSGDIRMDANASSFFLVVDPASAGAGGATYKVRPYARKGDATSMGRVTEVTVRTTTTAAPRCTRTHASPAVVFSIGGYTGNLFHDFTDVIVPLYNTARRYRGDVQLVVTDAARWWLAKYGAVLRGLSRHPPLDLAAARAAGEVHCFSHAVVGLRAHGGELTIDRERSPDGLGMPGFTRFLRRALSLPRDAPTRPGGGGAPRPRLLVISRRGTRLLLNTDAVVRAAEEVGFEAVVSGELYATTAADVADTGRRVNSFDAVVGVHGAGLTNMAFLPPGAAVVQIVPWGGLRWVAQLDFGAPAVAMGLRYIQYEVAVDESTLKDRYPRDHEVFTNPTALHKRGFAFVRQTFLKHQDVAVDIRRFKPVLLQALHSLAAL, encoded by the exons AtgaaaggcggcggcggcgggggtggcgacaagccggcgggcggcggagtaGCGTCCCTGCTGCGGCTGGAGTCACAGGGGTCGCTGAGGCGTctgtccgtcgccgccggattctgctgcttcttcttcctccttctcgtcttcctcctctcctccggcCACGACGCCATTGGCCTCGACGTCC TGGGAGCAAGGGCGTCGCTGCGGctgcgcgccgcgccgccgcagggACAGGGAGCGAGCGAGAGCCACGGCGACCTCCTGCAGCAGAGgagcaacgccgccgccgcggacgacGAGGCAGCCAAAGAACGCGTGCACGTAGCCAATGTGGCCAACCAAacggcggtggccggagcGCGGACGACGAGTGACGTGGAGAGAGAATCGGAGATGGTGCCGGCGGCGAactccgacggcgacggccaagCGGCGGCACCAG GGGACAACACGACGCGTTCAGATCGCCTGGACCAGCCGCGACCGCCGCTGTGCGACTTCTCCGACCACCGCAGCGACGTCTGCGAGCTCTCCGGCGACATCCGCATGGACGCGAATGCCTCGTCGTtcttcctcgtcgtcgacCCAGCGAGCGCCGGCGCAGGCGGGGCGACGTACAAGGTGCGGCCGTACGCGCGGAAGGGCGACGCCACGAGCATGGGCCGCGTCACCGAGGTCACGgtgcggacgacgacgacggcggcgccgcggtgTACGAGGACGcacgcgtcgccggcggtggtgtTCTCGATCGGCGGGTACACGGGCAACCTCTTCCACGACTTCACCGACGTGATCGTCCCGCTGTACAACACCGCGCGGCGGTACCGCGGCGACGTGCAGCTCGTCGTGACCGACGCGGCCCGGTGGTGGCTCGCCAAGTACGGCGCGGTCCTGCGCGGTCTGTCGCGCCACCCGCCGCTCGACCTCGCCgcggcccgcgccgccggggaggTGCACTGCTTCAGCCACGCCGTGGTCGGCCTGCGCGCGCACGGGGGGGAGCTCACCATCGACCGCGAACGCAGCCCCGACGGGCTCGGGATGCCCGGCTTCACGCGGTTCCTCCGGCGCGCGCTCTCGCTGCCCCGCGACGCGCCCAcgcgccccggcggcggcggcgcgccccgGCCTCGCCTGCTCGTCATCTCCCGCCGCGGCACCCGCCTGCTGCTCAACACCGACGCCGTGGTCCGcgccgcggaggaggtgggCTTCGAGGCCGTGGTTAGCGGCGAGCTGTAcgcgaccaccgccgccgacgtcgcggACACGGGGCGGCGCGTCAACTCGTTCGACGCGGTGGTGGGCGTGCACGGCGCCGGGCTGACGAACATGGCGTTCCTGCcccccggcgcggcggtggtgcaGATCGTGCCGTGGGGCGGGCTGCGGTGGGTGGCGCAGCTGGACTTcggcgcgccggcggtggcgatgggGCTGAGGTACATCCAGTACgaggtcgccgtcgacgagagCACGCTCAAGGACAGGTACCCGCGCGACCACGAGGTGTTCACCAACCCGACGGCGCTGCACAAGAGGGGGTTCGCGTTCGTCAGGCAGACGTTCTTGAAACACCaggacgtcgccgtcgacatCCGCCGCTTCAAGCCGGTGCTGCTCCAGGCGCTCCACAGCCTCGCCGCCTTGTAG
- the LOC102711930 gene encoding uncharacterized protein LOC102711930: protein MPPSPSLRRSPSKEISHRRGRSFGSAVPAKSKDDELTLFSDMQKNDKDNFLLESSDNFDETISKLSYFPDLKLGVNIARREENRDFLNVDGEKNDYDWLLTPPETPLFRSLDDDEDKHAGPAPRGRPQTKPISISRSSTMENAQRSSRSSASPNRLSLSPRSSSNTALTRTRSTNSSSRCSPPLSLQSSTPSRRSPTPPGKTLTPPRRSPSPASRRMSATSSGPTLNGARGVSPVKTNRRSSSPKFQGWQSSDPGFSFDAPPNLRTSLSDRPVSRSRGGSPSSFSGLNMVSRGRRQSMSPTPSRRAISSHSTERDHFSSYSRASVTSSGEDDLDSMQSVPIDYSSSPAVKKSLAVMKTRTIASSQKSSKSFSPSSVPKRSFDSAVWLMDHRKAPQNMFRPLLSSVPATTFGAGKGNIVHRPTFSHISSVTTSSNASSEHGATYSPCVDIDHERHDLVGQWEANDSPRIHEEIFMFDKSDELNEGSNCHQHSLSTTCSGLENSSGTANCVESTREDLDLKSRTADQISYGIASSSEVGKGEMATCTRCGKLFNVMYVAGGNYCEECDFGEGIFSAGSKIQTTEGLHHKDHTFTESKICIPSEDCPITLDCVEDSIEASLDHQLVSNEPPADHLQRCSIESVVHTNEEKMSGKHLMYLQENTSPHDISDSTLGNNNDTSSHTCCVSDYQEVESAHVTEYEPLRLQKGSQHHEMPQWLSESESDCQRNDFVSDMVASGSHEPGSTGSTSLKVENTEGNGISVLLLEETRSQKWPILEGRPLVTANIHCLEPYFAADSVSLMKRSFGRDSSSASSSIDLGSSRQSDARFERLKSGKTSDSEKSQISCQSIAPVSDMLISGSSASHCPQSYVNVDACHPICSLDTSASRTGVFAEEHHESCQEALSSAIECWSVAQAIVNDDCKAVEDELTQNQDTERMVHDDNLGVNMCSSYTEVPSDIPQSSAADGSFIQNTEEDILEAPAITDYSIETLEHPCDENSSDIPRILFEEVADAAEESKLGDCCVSSIPDEVVSVSSRYATKDEGSGKQIQRCFTLEEATDTVLFCSSIVHDLAYKAATIGLEREQEAELAYAPRPTLTMVEKFIPREDSLLRGPHRRTTRRKVERKIPEGEYITDTASTEVITKEPVPARSSEITTTSDSLKPPKIESKCNCTIM, encoded by the exons GTTATTGACTCCTCCAGAAACACCACTTTTCCGTTCAttggatgatgatgaagaCAAGCATGCTGGTCCAGCTCCTAGGGGCAGGCCTCAGACTAAGCCGATATCAATTTCAAGGTCATCAACG ATGGAAAATGCTCAAAGGTCTAGTAGAAGCAGTGCAAGCCCAAATAGACTAAGCTTGTCACCACGCTCAAGTAGCAATACAGCTCTGACAAGGACAAGATCAACGAATTCGTCTTCTCGATGTAGCCCACCTCTTTCTCTGCAATCATCCACACCATCACGAAGATCTCCAACTCCTCCTGGTAAGACATTAACACCACCACGGAGGTCACCAAGTCCTGCCTCAAGGAGGATGAGTGCTACTTCAAGTGGACCAACACTTAATGGAGCAAGGGGAGTTTCACCTGTGAAAACTAATCGTAGGTCATCTTCACCAAAATTTCAAGGATGGCAGTCAAGTGATCCTGGTTTCTCTTTTGATGCACCTCCAAACCTTCGCACATCTCTGTCAGACCGCCCAGTATCCCGCTCAAGGGGTGGATCCCCTTCATCTTTCAGTGGATTAAACATGGTTTCAAGAGGTAGAAGACAATCGATGTCTCCTACTCCATCAAGAAGGGCTATTTCATCCCATAGTACCGAACGAGATCATTTCAGTTCATACAGCAGAGCTTCTGTGACatcttctggtgaagatgatctAGACTCTATGCAGTCTGTGCCAATTGATTATTCCAGCAGTCCAGCTGTAAAAAAAAGCCTGGCAGTGATGAAGACCAGAACAATTGCATCGTCACAGAAGTCATCCAAGAGTTTTTCTCCTAGTTCTGTCCCAAAGAGGTCATTTGATTCTGCTGTTTGGTTGATG GATCATCGCAAAGCACCTCAAAATATGTTCAGGCCACTTCTGTCAAGTGTCCCTGCCACCACTTTTGGAGCTGGCAAAGGAAATATTGTTCATCGCCCTACGTTTTCACACATTTCCTCCGTCACAACAAGCAGTAATGCCAGTTCTGAACATGGTGCCACTTATAGCCCTTGTGTGGACATTGACCATGAACGACATGATCTAGTTGGTCAATGGGAAGCAAATGACAGTCCCAGAATCCATGAAGagatatttatgtttgataaaTCTGATGAGCTGAATGAGGGATCCAATTGTCATCAGCACAGTTTATCAACTACTTGCAGTGGCTTAGAAAACTCATCAGGAACAGCCAATTGTGTAGAAAGCACCAGAGAGGACCTTGATTTGAAAAGTAGAACAGCTGATCAGATTTCATATGGTATTGCAAGTAGTTCTGAGGTTGGAAAAGGTGAAATGGCCACATGTACTAGATGTGGAAAGCTGTTTAATGTGATGTATGTGGCTGGTGGTAATTATTGTGAAGAATGCGATTTCGGGGAGGGGATTTTTTCTGCAGGATCTAAGATACAAACTACAGAAGGACTGCATCACAAGGACCATACATTTACAGAGTCTAAAATCTGCATTCCATCAGAAGATTGTCCTATAACCCTAGATTGTGTAGAAGATAGCATCGAGGCATCTCTTGACCATCAGCTAGTGAGCAATGAACCTCCAGCTGATCATTTACAAAGGTGCTCGATTGAGTCAGTGGTGCACACAAATGAGGAAAAGATGTCGGGGAAGCACTTGATGTATCTTCAAGAAAATACTAGTCCACATGATATTAGCGACTCCACATTGGGAAATAACAATGATACTTCATCACATACATGTTGTGTAAGTGACTATCAAGAAGTAGAATCAGCACATGTGACAGAGTATGAGCCTCTCAGACTACAAAAAGGTAGCCAACATCATGAAATGCCCCAATGGCTGTCAGAATCAGAATCAGATTGCCAACGCAATGATTTTGTCTCTGATATGGTGGCCAGTGGTTCTCATGAACCTGGGTCAACTGGCTCTACAAGccttaaggttgaaaatactGAGGGCAATGGTATATCGGTACTCCTATTGGAGGAGACAAGAAGCCAAAAATGGCCTATTTTGGAAGGGAGGCCTTTGGTTACTGCCAACATACATTGTTTGGAACCCTATTTTGCGGCAGATAGTGTCAGTTTGATGAAGCGTAGCTTTGGACGGGATAGCTCCTCAGCTTCTTCTTCCATTGATCTAGGTTCATCAAGGCAATCAGATGCACGCTTTGAGCGTCTTAAAAGTGGCAAGACGAGTGACTCTGAGAAGTCTCAAATAAGTTGTCAAAGCATTGCTCCAGTGTCGGATATGCTGATTAGCGGTTCATCAGCTTCACATTGCCCTCAGAGTTATGTAAATGTAGATGCTTGCCACCCGATCTGTAGTTTGGATACAAGTGCTTCGAGAACTGGGGTTTTTGCCGAAGAACATCATGAATCTTGTCAAGAAGCTCTTTCAAGTGCTATAGAGTGCTGGTCTGTTGCACAAGCCATTGTAAATGATGATTGCAAAGCAGTCGAAGATGAACTAACTCAGAATCAAGATACAGAAAGGATGGTTCATGATGATAATTTAGGTGTTAACATGTGTTCATCATACACTGAAGTGCCAAGTGACATCCCCCAGTCCTCTGCTGCTGACGGTAGCTTCATACAAAACACAGAGGAAGATATTCTAGAAGCTCCTGCCATCACTGACTACTCAATTGAAACTCTAGAACACCCATGTGATGAGAACAGTTCTGATATTCCTAGAATTCTGTTTGAAGAGGTTGCAGATGCTGCAGAAGAAAGCAAGTTGGGTGATTGTTGTGTATCATCTATCCCAGATGAGGTTGTGTCAGTTTCTTCAAGATATGCAACCAAAGATG AAGGATCGGGGAAACAAATTCAGAGATGCTTCACTTTAGAAGAGGCTACGGATACAGTTCTCTTTTGTAGTTCCATTGTTCATGACCTAGCATACAAGGCTGCAACAATTGGACTGGAGAGAGAGCAGGAAGCCGAACTCGCTTATGCCCCTCGGCCAACACTTACCATGGTAGAAAAATTCATTCCAAGGGAGGATAGTTTGTTGAGAGGTCCTCACAGGCGAACGACGAGGCGCAAGGTTGAAAGGAAAATACCAGAAGGTGAATACATCACAGATACTGCCAGTACAGAAGTAATTACTAAAGAGCCAGTACCTGCACGTTCTTCTGAAATTACTACTACATCTGATAGCTTGAAGCCTCCAAAGATAGAATCTAAGTGCAACTGCACAATTATGTGA